In Candidatus Baltobacteraceae bacterium, a genomic segment contains:
- a CDS encoding GNAT family protein: protein MNSAAIVLSGSHVRLEPLDRRHVEPLIAAGAGAGDLYAWSFVPQGEAQMRRYVADALALAVQGRAVPFATIRQHDDTVVGATRFFNLERWAWPADHPAGTSAYDTCEIGYTWLAPDAIRTAANTEAKFLMLTHAFETWRVRAVAFHTDARNTRSRAAIERLGARFEGLLRAHRLAVDYTPRDSARYSIVAAEWPAVKDRMLGLL from the coding sequence ATGAACAGCGCCGCTATCGTCTTATCCGGATCTCACGTGCGCCTCGAACCGCTCGACCGCCGGCACGTCGAACCGCTGATTGCGGCGGGTGCCGGCGCGGGCGACCTCTACGCGTGGAGTTTTGTTCCGCAGGGTGAAGCGCAGATGCGGCGCTACGTCGCGGACGCGCTTGCGCTCGCAGTGCAGGGCCGCGCCGTTCCGTTCGCAACGATCCGCCAACACGACGACACCGTCGTCGGCGCGACGCGCTTCTTCAATCTCGAACGGTGGGCGTGGCCCGCGGACCATCCGGCCGGCACGAGCGCCTACGATACGTGCGAGATCGGCTACACCTGGCTCGCACCCGATGCAATCCGCACCGCCGCCAACACCGAAGCCAAATTCCTGATGCTTACCCACGCCTTCGAAACCTGGCGGGTGCGCGCCGTTGCCTTTCACACCGATGCCCGTAACACGCGCTCGCGCGCGGCGATCGAGCGCCTCGGCGCGCGGTTCGAAGGGCTGCTCCGCGCGCATCGGCTCGCGGTCGACTACACGCCCCGCGACTCGGCCCGGTACTCGATCGTTGCGGCCGAGTGGCCTGCAGTAAAGGACCGCATGCTTGGTTTGCTTTAG
- a CDS encoding NAD(P)-dependent oxidoreductase codes for MNSIGVVGLGKMGGAIARSLTAHGYPVSTWDRTTAPGPIEALVSAVDTVIVMLWGDEVAREVTLGRVIPAAHAKQLVIEMSTLSPAMYETLESAATAREIEFLAAPVLGSVGAVADGSITILPSGPQATYERARPLLESLGKTVIYTGSPRASGVLKLANNTIIGIVGETLAELLAFCDRGGVERTLAVESLTGAFGRIAGSKRQQLLDRDSEPRFALDALLKDLRLAREAAASLQVAMPTLDCVLPDFERASQSGLGSRDYIAIALEPQGVRQ; via the coding sequence ATGAATTCGATCGGCGTCGTCGGCCTTGGAAAGATGGGCGGCGCGATCGCGCGCAGCCTCACCGCGCACGGCTACCCGGTCTCCACCTGGGATCGAACCACGGCACCCGGCCCGATCGAGGCGCTGGTGTCGGCGGTCGACACCGTCATCGTGATGTTATGGGGCGATGAGGTCGCGCGCGAGGTCACGCTCGGCCGTGTGATTCCGGCAGCGCATGCGAAGCAGCTCGTGATCGAAATGTCGACGCTCTCGCCGGCGATGTACGAGACGCTGGAGAGCGCCGCGACGGCGCGCGAAATCGAGTTTCTCGCCGCACCGGTACTCGGCAGCGTCGGCGCGGTCGCAGACGGATCGATCACCATTCTGCCGAGCGGCCCCCAAGCGACGTACGAACGCGCGCGTCCGCTGCTGGAGTCACTCGGAAAGACGGTGATCTACACCGGCAGTCCGCGCGCGAGCGGCGTGCTGAAACTCGCGAACAATACGATCATCGGGATCGTCGGCGAAACGTTGGCCGAGCTGCTCGCGTTCTGCGATCGCGGCGGCGTCGAGCGCACGCTGGCAGTAGAATCGCTGACCGGTGCGTTCGGACGGATCGCCGGTTCCAAGCGTCAGCAGCTGCTCGATCGCGATAGCGAACCGCGCTTCGCGCTCGACGCACTGCTCAAAGATCTTCGGCTCGCACGGGAAGCGGCGGCATCGCTGCAGGTGGCGATGCCGACGTTGGATTGCGTGCTGCCGGATTTCGAGCGCGCGTCGCAAAGCGGCCTCGGGAGTCGCGACTACATCGCCATCGCCCTGGAGCCGCAAGGCGTCCGGCAATAA
- a CDS encoding aldo/keto reductase, translated as MEFTQVRNTDIRASRIGLGTWAIGGWMWGGPDDDAAVATIQRALDAGITLVDTAPAYGQGHSEEVVGRALKGRRDRTVIATKVGLVWDEHGNVHRNASAARINEEIDGSLRRLQTDYIDIYQVHWPDPSTPMEETAKAMQALHDAGKIRAIGVSNFSPAQMDEFSRYATLHTLQPPYNLFEREAEKDALPYGVAHELTALTYGALCRGLLSGKMRTGTAFSGDDLRRTDPKFQPPRYEQYLRAVARLDELAQARFGKRVIHLALRWVLDQPGVGAALWGARRPDQVDPISGVFDFSLDAGTKAEIDRILAEEITDPVGPEFMAPPQAVTAS; from the coding sequence ATGGAATTCACGCAAGTACGCAATACCGATATTCGCGCTTCACGCATCGGACTGGGCACCTGGGCGATCGGCGGCTGGATGTGGGGCGGCCCCGACGACGACGCGGCGGTGGCGACGATCCAACGGGCGCTCGACGCCGGCATTACGCTGGTCGACACCGCGCCGGCCTACGGGCAAGGTCACTCCGAAGAAGTCGTAGGACGTGCGCTCAAGGGCCGGCGCGATCGCACCGTGATCGCAACGAAAGTCGGCCTCGTATGGGACGAACACGGCAACGTGCACCGCAACGCGTCGGCCGCACGCATCAATGAGGAAATAGACGGCTCGCTGCGCCGCCTGCAAACCGATTACATCGATATCTATCAGGTGCACTGGCCGGATCCCTCGACACCCATGGAAGAAACCGCAAAGGCGATGCAGGCGCTCCACGATGCCGGCAAGATCCGCGCGATCGGCGTGAGCAACTTCTCACCGGCGCAAATGGATGAGTTTTCGCGCTATGCAACGCTGCACACGCTCCAGCCCCCGTACAATCTCTTCGAGCGCGAAGCCGAAAAAGACGCGCTTCCGTACGGCGTGGCGCACGAGCTGACCGCGCTCACCTACGGCGCGCTCTGCCGCGGACTGCTCAGCGGCAAGATGCGCACCGGCACGGCGTTCAGCGGCGACGATCTGCGGCGCACGGATCCAAAGTTCCAGCCGCCGCGTTACGAACAGTACCTACGCGCGGTCGCGCGGCTCGACGAACTCGCGCAGGCGCGCTTCGGCAAACGCGTGATTCATCTCGCGTTGCGCTGGGTGCTCGACCAGCCGGGCGTCGGCGCCGCGCTCTGGGGCGCGCGCCGTCCGGATCAGGTCGATCCGATTTCGGGTGTCTTCGATTTTTCGCTGGACGCCGGCACCAAGGCCGAGATCGACCGCATTCTCGCCGAAGAAATCACCGATCCGGTCGGCCCGGAGTTCATGGCGCCGCCGCAAGCGGTGACCGCATCATGA